The window GTGCCTCTTCGATGGTGGCGAGCTCACGCGCGGTGCGCGCGGCACGGATCGACTCGACCTGCTTCTCGCCGCCCTTGGACCACGCGACAGCGAAGCCCTGGGGGATGAGGTAGTTGCGGGCGTAGCCGTTCTTGACGTCGACGACGTCACCAGCGGAACCGAGGCCGGAGACCTCGTGGGTGAGGATGAGCTTCGACATGTGTCGACCTCCGATCAGCGGCCGGAGCCGGCGTAGGGGAGGAGCGCCATCTCACGGGCGTTCTTCACGGCACGGGCGATGAGGCGCTGCTCCTGGACGGAGACGCCGGTGATGCGACGGGCGCGGATCTTTCCACGCTCCGAGATGAACTTGCGAAGGGTCGCAACGTCCTTGTAGTCGATGACGCCGACCTTGATCGACTTCGCGGGAGCGGCGTTCTTGCCGCCCTTGCCGCGAGGCTTCCGGCGGTCGCCGGTGCTCTTTCCAGCCATAGTGATTTGTCCTTAGAAGAAGAGTTGTGTGTCCGTCGGAACCAGGAGGATCAGAACGGGGTCTCGTCGTCGAAGTTGCCGCCGGGGGTGCTCCACACGTCGTTCGACTGTGCGTTGCCGCCGCCCTGCTGGCCACCCTGCGGGGACCACGGCTCGTCGGACTGGCCACCAGCGGAGGCGTTGCCGCCGCCGTTGTTGTTCCAGCCGCCGTTGCCGCCGCCCTGCTGACCGCCGCCGTTGCCGCCGCCGACCTGGCCACGACCGCCGCCGCCACCCGCTGCGCGGGTGATCTGTGCGGTCGCGTACCGGAGCGACGGGCCGATCTCGTCGACCTCGAGCTCGATGCTCGTGCGCTGCTGACCCTCACGGTCCTGGTAGGAACGCTGACGCAGACGACCCTGCGCGATGACGCGCGAGCCCTTCGTCAGTGACCCCGCCACGTGCTCGGCGAACTCCCGCCACACACTCGCGCGGAGGAACAGCGCGTCGCCGTCCTTCCACTCGTTCGCCTGACGGTCGAACGTGCG of the Curtobacterium sp. TC1 genome contains:
- a CDS encoding single-stranded DNA-binding protein — encoded protein: MAGETVITVVGNLTADPELRYTQNGLAVANFTIASTPRTFDRQANEWKDGDALFLRASVWREFAEHVAGSLTKGSRVIAQGRLRQRSYQDREGQQRTSIELEVDEIGPSLRYATAQITRAAGGGGGRGQVGGGNGGGQQGGGNGGWNNNGGGNASAGGQSDEPWSPQGGQQGGGNAQSNDVWSTPGGNFDDETPF
- the rpsR gene encoding 30S ribosomal protein S18 → MAGKSTGDRRKPRGKGGKNAAPAKSIKVGVIDYKDVATLRKFISERGKIRARRITGVSVQEQRLIARAVKNAREMALLPYAGSGR